In Picosynechococcus sp. PCC 7002, the following are encoded in one genomic region:
- the fusA gene encoding elongation factor G: protein MPRSIALEQVRNIGIAAHIDAGKTTTTERILFYSGIVHKIGEVHDGNAVTDWMEQERERGITITAAAISTSWRNHKVNIIDTPGHVDFTIEVERSMRVLDGVIAVFCSVGGVQPQSETVWRQADRYRVPRIAFVNKMDRTGANFFKVYEQIRDRLKANAIAIQIPIGTESEFQGIIDLVKMRAHIYKDDIGQDIEITEIPAALQDKAAEYRTIMIEAIAESDESLLEKYLEGEAFTEAEIMAALRQGTIAGTIVPLLCGSAFKNKGVQLLLDAVVDYLPSPLDVPPIQGELPDGTLGDRPADDEAPFAALAFKIASDPYGRLSFIRVYSGVIEKGSYVYNSTKDQKERISRLIVLKSNERIEVDELRAGDLGAVIGMRDTMTGDTLCEANDPIILESLYIPEPVISVAVEPKTKQDMEKLSKALQALSDEDPTFRVSVDPETNQTVIAGMGELHLEILVDRMLREFKVEADVGQPQVAYRETIRQKADAEGKFIRQSGGKGQYGHVVIQIEPGDEGSGFAFESKIVGGAIPREYIPSVEQGMKEACESGIIAGYPMIDLKATLLDGSFHDVDSSEMAFKIAGSIAIRNAVDQASPVVLEPVMQVEVEVPEEFLGDIMGDLNARRGNIQGMNSEEGLAKVSAKVPLAEMFGYATDIRSKTQGRGIFSMEFSNYDEVPRHVAEAIIAKNKGNANF, encoded by the coding sequence GTGCCACGTAGCATCGCCCTAGAACAAGTCCGTAACATTGGCATTGCCGCGCATATTGATGCGGGTAAAACCACGACAACTGAAAGAATTTTGTTCTACTCCGGAATTGTCCACAAGATCGGAGAGGTTCACGATGGCAACGCAGTGACCGACTGGATGGAACAAGAACGGGAGCGGGGTATTACAATTACCGCTGCCGCGATCAGCACGAGCTGGCGCAACCACAAAGTTAATATTATTGACACCCCTGGACACGTTGATTTCACGATTGAAGTAGAGCGCTCGATGCGGGTGCTCGATGGTGTAATCGCAGTTTTTTGTTCCGTCGGTGGTGTGCAACCCCAATCAGAGACCGTTTGGCGTCAGGCTGACCGGTACCGCGTGCCCCGGATTGCCTTCGTCAATAAGATGGATCGCACCGGCGCAAATTTCTTTAAAGTTTACGAGCAAATCCGCGATCGCCTCAAAGCCAATGCCATCGCGATTCAGATTCCCATTGGTACCGAAAGCGAATTTCAAGGCATTATTGACCTGGTGAAAATGCGGGCCCATATCTACAAAGATGATATTGGTCAGGACATTGAAATCACAGAAATTCCCGCAGCATTACAGGATAAAGCCGCTGAATATCGCACGATCATGATCGAGGCGATCGCCGAGAGTGACGAAAGCCTCCTGGAAAAATATCTAGAAGGAGAAGCCTTTACCGAAGCAGAAATCATGGCCGCACTCCGGCAAGGAACCATTGCCGGGACGATTGTTCCCCTGCTGTGTGGCTCTGCCTTTAAAAACAAAGGCGTACAACTCCTCCTTGATGCCGTTGTCGATTATCTGCCCTCCCCCCTAGATGTTCCTCCTATTCAAGGGGAACTCCCCGATGGCACCCTAGGCGATCGCCCAGCCGATGACGAAGCCCCCTTTGCCGCTTTGGCCTTTAAGATTGCCTCTGATCCCTACGGGAGACTCAGTTTTATCCGTGTCTACTCTGGTGTTATCGAAAAAGGCAGCTATGTCTACAACTCCACAAAAGACCAAAAAGAACGAATTTCTCGTCTGATTGTCCTCAAATCCAATGAACGGATTGAAGTTGACGAACTTCGTGCCGGCGATCTCGGTGCCGTCATCGGCATGCGTGACACAATGACTGGTGACACCCTCTGCGAGGCAAATGACCCGATCATCCTCGAATCCCTCTACATTCCAGAACCTGTCATTTCCGTCGCCGTCGAGCCGAAGACCAAACAAGATATGGAGAAGCTCTCTAAAGCGCTCCAAGCCCTATCCGATGAAGACCCGACCTTTCGTGTCAGTGTCGATCCGGAGACCAACCAAACAGTAATCGCAGGGATGGGAGAACTTCACCTCGAAATCCTTGTGGACCGCATGCTGCGAGAATTCAAAGTTGAGGCAGATGTCGGTCAACCCCAAGTCGCCTACCGGGAGACAATTCGCCAGAAAGCAGATGCCGAAGGTAAATTTATCCGTCAGAGTGGCGGCAAAGGCCAATACGGCCATGTTGTCATCCAGATTGAACCTGGAGATGAAGGCAGTGGCTTTGCGTTTGAATCAAAGATTGTTGGTGGTGCCATTCCGCGTGAATACATCCCGTCTGTAGAACAGGGGATGAAAGAAGCATGCGAATCTGGTATCATCGCAGGCTACCCGATGATTGATCTCAAAGCCACCCTGCTTGATGGCTCTTTCCACGACGTAGATTCCTCAGAGATGGCATTTAAGATTGCTGGTTCTATCGCAATCCGTAATGCCGTTGACCAGGCCTCTCCCGTGGTGCTAGAACCTGTCATGCAGGTTGAGGTCGAAGTCCCTGAGGAATTCCTTGGTGACATCATGGGTGACCTCAATGCCCGTCGGGGCAACATCCAAGGTATGAATTCCGAAGAAGGCCTGGCTAAGGTTTCTGCAAAGGTTCCACTGGCAGAAATGTTTGGTTACGCTACCGATATCCGTTCAAAAACCCAAGGACGTGGTATCTTTTCGATGGAATTCAGCAACTACGATGAGGTGCCTCGCCATGTGGCTGAAGCCATCATCGCAAAAAACAAAGGGAACGCAAACTTTTAA
- the rpsG gene encoding 30S ribosomal protein S7, giving the protein MSRRSVTKKRVVPPDAVYNNRLLSMTIRRVMKSGKKSLAARIVYDALDIIKERTGSDPIEVFETAIRNLTPLVEVKARRVGGATYQVPMEVRQGRGTALALRWLIGYARQRSGKSMAIKLANELMDAANETGGAIKKREDTHRMAEANKAFAHYRY; this is encoded by the coding sequence ATGTCTCGTCGCTCAGTTACTAAAAAGCGTGTTGTGCCGCCTGATGCCGTGTACAACAACCGTCTTCTCAGCATGACTATCCGCCGTGTGATGAAAAGCGGCAAAAAATCCTTGGCAGCACGGATTGTTTACGATGCCCTCGACATCATCAAAGAAAGAACTGGCAGCGATCCCATCGAAGTCTTTGAAACAGCAATCCGTAACCTGACTCCCCTCGTGGAAGTTAAGGCCCGTCGTGTTGGTGGCGCAACCTACCAGGTGCCCATGGAAGTCCGCCAAGGCCGGGGTACTGCTTTGGCCCTCCGTTGGTTAATCGGCTATGCTCGGCAACGCTCCGGTAAAAGCATGGCGATCAAGCTTGCCAACGAATTGATGGATGCAGCCAACGAAACGGGCGGCGCAATCAAGAAGCGGGAAGATACCCACCGGATGGCAGAAGCGAACAAGGCTTTCGCCCACTACCGCTACTAA